The genomic interval AAGTTGGCGAGCACGCCGATGGCGAAGAAGCTCTGGGCCGCGGTGATCCATATCTCGACGGCCTGCTTCTCGTCGAACGGGAGGCTCCCGACTCGTCCGAGCGCGATGCTGTAGACCACCGCGAGCGTCCCGATGAGCAGAGTCCACTGATTGAGCTTCGAGGAGATGAGCGCGTTGAACCCGGCGGTCGAGCGCGCCTTGTTCACGAGGTACGCGACCACGATGAGCTCGGGCGATTCGGACGCCAGCGGCGCTATCCACTGAATCATGAAGAACGGCGGGATGCCAGCCGACAGCCCGATCTCCTCCAATCCGTGGGCGAACGGGTGGACAGCGACGTAGATCATCGCGCCGGAGTACGCAAAGAGGAACAGGACCGTCGCGATTCGCGGGGCCTTCGAGAACCGCTGGAGGTACCGCGGGACCCCGACCTGCTCGTCGTGGGCGTCGACGTCGCCGCGGATGATGATGGCGATGTAGGCGACGTAGATGCTGACCAGCACGAGGGTGTCGACGACGCCGATACCCGCTCCCAGCGGGACGAAGAACGCGAACGCGGTCGCGGCGAGCAGGAAGGCGATTTCGAGCGCGAGGTCGCGGTCGAGTTCGACCCGGTTTCGCAGGAACCCCGGTCGCTCGACCACCGCGGGGTCGTCGCCGCTGCGCGACCGATACACCGTGAACAGCGCGATTCCCGACCACCCGAGACCGATGAGGATGCGGTTCGCGCCGGTCATGTTCGCCACCGCGAGGTTCCCGGCCTCGATGCCGCGCTCGGTGCCCGCGTTCGCGCCCGCGGTCCACGCGTACAGCGCGTCGACGGCGTACTCGGGCGCGACCGCCAGCACCGCGAGGACGGCTATCGCGAACGCCCGCGGCACGTCCTTCTCGGCGGTCTCGGCACCCCAGGCGAGCAGGAACGACGCGCCGAGGACCGAGAGGCCGGTGATAGCCACCACGCCGACGACGCCGACCGAGTCGGCCGAACCGGTCAGGTAGGTCGCGAGCCACG from Halorussus salilacus carries:
- a CDS encoding sodium/calcium exchanger protein, translated to MYSPVRHPLLAVALALALTAPWLATYLTGSADSVGVVGVVAITGLSVLGASFLLAWGAETAEKDVPRAFAIAVLAVLAVAPEYAVDALYAWTAGANAGTERGIEAGNLAVANMTGANRILIGLGWSGIALFTVYRSRSGDDPAVVERPGFLRNRVELDRDLALEIAFLLAATAFAFFVPLGAGIGVVDTLVLVSIYVAYIAIIIRGDVDAHDEQVGVPRYLQRFSKAPRIATVLFLFAYSGAMIYVAVHPFAHGLEEIGLSAGIPPFFMIQWIAPLASESPELIVVAYLVNKARSTAGFNALISSKLNQWTLLIGTLAVVYSIALGRVGSLPFDEKQAVEIWITAAQSFFAIGVLANFSISVREALVLLALFASQVAVEFWVIRTVAEPAATELSILLLYGYTAVYLLLGSVLFVARRDELRWIFGRTVSNARDALPGGSESVDHADD